A stretch of Lysinibacillus agricola DNA encodes these proteins:
- a CDS encoding ABC transporter ATP-binding protein, which produces MVSPLLEVKHLKKYFPLTGSRADYLKAVDDVSFTVNEGEVLGIVGESGCGKSTMGKTLIQLLTPTEGEILLNGENITSFSPKKVRQTRRDMQIIFQDPYASLNPRMKVFKIIEEPLVNFGIGTKEERKQRVFEVAKKVGLTQKQLDRYPHEFSGGQRQRIGIARALVSNPKLIVADEPVSALDVSIQSQVLNIMKDLKNEMNLTYIFISHDLSVVHHFCDRIGVMYLGKIVEVASKQELFNNPKHPYTKALLSALPKSHPSKEKERIVLNGDVPNPANPPSGCTFHTRCPNCMEICKVTPPTLKSISEKHDVSCLLYEEKMERLL; this is translated from the coding sequence ATGGTCAGCCCATTATTAGAAGTAAAGCATTTAAAGAAATACTTTCCATTAACAGGATCGCGAGCTGATTATTTAAAAGCAGTAGATGATGTTTCATTCACTGTAAATGAAGGCGAAGTTCTAGGTATAGTTGGTGAATCAGGCTGCGGTAAGTCTACTATGGGAAAAACACTGATTCAACTTCTAACACCAACGGAGGGTGAAATCTTACTCAATGGAGAAAATATAACATCATTTAGTCCAAAAAAGGTACGCCAAACACGTCGCGATATGCAAATTATATTCCAAGATCCATATGCTTCACTTAATCCACGAATGAAGGTTTTTAAAATTATTGAGGAACCTTTAGTTAATTTTGGGATTGGTACAAAAGAAGAAAGAAAACAGCGAGTTTTCGAAGTGGCCAAAAAAGTGGGACTTACACAAAAGCAACTAGACCGTTACCCTCATGAATTTTCAGGTGGTCAAAGACAGCGTATTGGGATTGCTAGAGCACTTGTGTCGAATCCTAAGCTTATTGTAGCGGATGAGCCTGTTTCTGCACTGGACGTATCGATTCAATCTCAAGTATTGAACATTATGAAAGACTTGAAAAATGAAATGAATCTTACATATATTTTCATTTCACATGATTTAAGTGTAGTGCATCATTTTTGTGATCGTATAGGGGTGATGTACCTAGGAAAGATAGTAGAAGTCGCGAGTAAACAAGAGTTATTTAATAATCCAAAACATCCCTATACAAAAGCATTACTTTCTGCATTACCAAAATCTCATCCTTCTAAAGAAAAAGAACGTATAGTGCTAAATGGAGATGTTCCAAATCCTGCAAACCCCCCTTCTGGTTGCACCTTCCATACTAGATGCCCAAATTGTATGGAAATATGTAAAGTGACGCCTCCAACTTTAAAAAGTATTAGTGAAAAGCATGATGTATCCTGTTTACTTTATGAAGAGAAAATGGAGCGATTATTATGA
- a CDS encoding IclR family transcriptional regulator — protein sequence MSKTLEKGINILTLFTEEHSSWSLDELANETDIPKPTLHRFLKTFTDLGVLKRPYIQSGGQLVLSDHYFLGNKLIELGAIAANSIEIRSLAIPYMKMLQQKFDLAVQLIVMDETDGLYIEKIESLRPVLLYTRVGRRAPLYAGACSRIILSFQSEEKIKNVLQKPRKKYASGTPVRDKEIYELIESGKNDGYAYSVSELEEGTVSIAVPIFNSNREVEYSISIAGIESLLPKEKINVFLEGLWNTAALISAELGYSQPYPYGE from the coding sequence ATGAGTAAAACATTAGAAAAAGGCATTAACATTTTGACATTATTTACAGAAGAACACTCTTCATGGAGTTTGGATGAATTGGCGAATGAAACAGATATTCCAAAACCTACTTTACATAGATTTCTTAAGACATTTACTGATTTAGGGGTGCTAAAACGTCCTTATATTCAAAGTGGAGGTCAATTAGTATTGAGCGATCATTATTTTTTAGGAAATAAATTAATAGAATTAGGAGCAATCGCTGCCAATTCAATTGAAATTCGTTCACTTGCAATACCATATATGAAAATGCTACAGCAAAAATTTGACTTGGCAGTTCAACTAATAGTGATGGATGAAACAGATGGTCTTTATATTGAAAAAATCGAAAGTTTAAGACCTGTTCTATTATATACACGAGTAGGGAGAAGAGCGCCACTATATGCTGGTGCATGCTCACGTATAATATTATCTTTTCAATCAGAAGAAAAAATAAAAAATGTATTACAGAAACCGCGTAAAAAATACGCCAGTGGAACTCCTGTAAGAGACAAAGAAATCTACGAACTGATCGAATCGGGGAAAAATGATGGATATGCCTACAGTGTTTCGGAATTAGAAGAAGGGACAGTATCAATAGCAGTACCAATTTTTAATAGCAATAGGGAGGTAGAATATTCTATAAGTATAGCGGGAATAGAATCACTATTACCTAAAGAAAAAATAAACGTATTTTTAGAAGGACTATGGAATACAGCTGCCCTGATTTCAGCTGAATTAGGTTATTCACAGCCATATCCTTATGGCGAATAA
- a CDS encoding ABC transporter substrate-binding protein: protein MKNYKWITLLLVCMMLILSACSSGTSTKDGNKNNEKVSGENPAKGRDNELVVRVAGDPQNWDPIDTYLIAWSTVGTSVFEGLTSRSLDLEIQPGLAESWEYVDDKTIVFKLRQGVTFHDGEPFNAEAVKFTFDRLLGEEGQKGPQYSNYTSIDRVEVTGEYEVTMHLNTIDPVLLTKLSGYGAVIVPPKYIAENGAEHFDMNPVGTGPFKMTEYQRDKQVVIERYEDYWNKEAIKLNKVTFKVIPETATALAELQTGNIDIMTRLEVSQAATAKGTDFITLMDVSTPTAYSIRFDTAKAPVDDVRVRQAINYAIDKETIVKEILGGYGNLISSFQSDLSFGYNKDLKPYPYDPEKAKKLLAEANVAEGTTLDFYIPGTDGTFKEIAQAVAFYLEEVGLKVSINSVENTTFQSELIPKGEAGHMYKNGWGGWTLDFDNTAYLMYHEGEFWNPSYKNDKVEQLLAKERATNDSAEREKIFKELTEVLHEDAAEVNLYSDVELYAVNKRVKNFQPPHDSRFRFEGVTVE, encoded by the coding sequence ATGAAGAATTACAAATGGATAACGTTGCTACTTGTATGTATGATGCTCATATTATCAGCATGTAGTAGCGGAACATCAACAAAAGATGGTAATAAAAACAATGAAAAAGTGTCTGGAGAAAATCCAGCAAAAGGACGCGACAATGAATTAGTCGTACGTGTTGCAGGTGACCCACAAAACTGGGATCCAATCGATACATATTTGATTGCTTGGAGTACAGTTGGAACATCGGTATTTGAAGGTTTAACAAGTCGTTCGCTGGATTTAGAAATTCAACCAGGGTTAGCAGAGTCTTGGGAGTATGTAGATGATAAAACGATAGTATTTAAATTACGCCAAGGTGTTACTTTTCACGATGGAGAACCCTTTAATGCAGAAGCAGTTAAATTTACATTTGACCGTTTACTAGGTGAGGAGGGTCAAAAAGGGCCACAATATTCAAACTATACATCAATTGATCGCGTTGAAGTAACTGGTGAATATGAAGTAACGATGCACCTTAATACAATAGATCCTGTACTATTAACAAAATTATCTGGCTATGGTGCAGTAATTGTTCCACCAAAGTACATTGCAGAGAATGGAGCAGAGCACTTTGACATGAACCCTGTCGGCACTGGCCCATTCAAAATGACAGAGTATCAACGTGATAAACAAGTAGTTATTGAGCGTTATGAGGATTACTGGAATAAAGAAGCAATAAAATTAAATAAAGTAACATTTAAGGTCATTCCAGAAACAGCAACAGCGTTAGCAGAATTACAAACAGGGAATATAGATATTATGACACGCTTAGAAGTTTCTCAAGCAGCGACAGCAAAAGGAACAGATTTCATCACTTTAATGGATGTATCAACCCCTACTGCATACTCTATTCGCTTTGATACCGCAAAAGCACCTGTAGATGATGTTCGAGTACGTCAAGCTATTAACTATGCAATTGATAAAGAAACAATCGTGAAAGAAATTCTAGGCGGTTATGGTAACTTAATTAGCTCATTCCAAAGTGACCTTTCTTTTGGTTATAACAAAGATTTAAAACCATATCCGTATGATCCGGAAAAGGCAAAAAAATTGCTTGCTGAAGCAAATGTTGCTGAGGGAACAACATTGGATTTTTATATTCCAGGTACAGATGGAACATTTAAAGAGATTGCTCAAGCGGTAGCTTTCTATCTAGAAGAAGTTGGTTTAAAAGTATCCATTAATAGTGTAGAGAATACAACTTTCCAATCTGAATTAATACCAAAAGGTGAAGCTGGACACATGTATAAAAATGGTTGGGGTGGCTGGACTTTAGATTTCGATAATACAGCTTATTTAATGTATCACGAGGGAGAGTTCTGGAATCCATCCTATAAAAACGATAAAGTTGAGCAATTATTGGCTAAGGAGCGTGCTACTAATGATAGTGCAGAACGTGAAAAAATCTTTAAAGAATTGACAGAAGTATTACATGAAGATGCAGCTGAAGTGAATTTATATTCTGACGTAGAACTATACGCAGTAAATAAGAGAGTGAAAAATTTCCAACCACCACATGACAGTCGTTTTAGATTTGAAGGCGTCACTGTGGAGTAA
- the nikB gene encoding nickel ABC transporter permease encodes MLSYILKRLSHTVLVIIAVSLIIFFSIRLTGDPVSIMFGAGEPTQQAIDDLSAKLGLDKPVWEQYFIFMKDLLTLDFGTSYRSNSPVLEMLLDRAWPTIVLALGGMTVALLIAVPLGIFSAVYKGKPIDIFGRIFSLLGISFPNFWLAFMLILIFAVQLKWLPVSGFDGFSSLILPSIALGLILSGILVRLIRTSMLEVLKMQYVTTARAKGIREWLVIVRHAFRNALLPTVTFVGLQFGGLLGGAVIVEQVFSWPGIGRLIVDSINQRDYPVVQGGVILLALIMIMVNLIVDLCYSLINPRIRIGRGDN; translated from the coding sequence ATGCTTTCCTATATATTGAAGCGTTTATCGCATACAGTGTTGGTGATAATTGCTGTTTCATTAATAATATTTTTCTCTATTCGCTTAACAGGTGACCCCGTAAGTATTATGTTCGGTGCGGGGGAACCAACACAGCAAGCAATTGATGATCTATCAGCTAAATTAGGTTTAGATAAGCCTGTTTGGGAGCAATATTTCATATTTATGAAAGATTTATTAACGCTTGACTTTGGTACTTCTTATCGCTCTAATAGTCCAGTTCTAGAAATGCTATTGGATCGAGCATGGCCAACTATAGTACTGGCTTTAGGTGGCATGACTGTAGCATTGTTAATAGCTGTTCCTTTAGGAATTTTTTCTGCTGTATATAAAGGGAAACCGATAGATATTTTTGGTCGAATTTTCTCATTGCTAGGCATATCATTTCCAAACTTCTGGTTAGCCTTTATGTTAATTTTAATTTTTGCGGTACAGCTAAAATGGCTACCTGTATCAGGATTTGACGGATTTAGTTCATTAATTTTACCATCGATTGCATTAGGACTTATTTTATCAGGTATTCTAGTTCGATTGATTCGTACATCGATGCTTGAGGTTCTTAAAATGCAATATGTGACGACTGCAAGAGCGAAGGGAATTAGAGAATGGCTTGTAATCGTAAGACACGCTTTCCGAAATGCGTTATTACCTACGGTAACATTTGTTGGTCTTCAGTTTGGAGGGCTGTTAGGAGGTGCTGTTATTGTAGAGCAAGTATTTTCATGGCCAGGCATTGGTCGTTTGATTGTAGATTCCATTAATCAGCGCGATTATCCAGTGGTACAAGGGGGAGTAATACTTTTAGCTCTTATAATGATTATGGTCAATTTGATAGTTGATTTATGTTATTCATTGATTAACCCGAGAATTCGAATAGGGAGAGGTGATAATTAA
- a CDS encoding ABC transporter permease — protein MTQAIETVTIKKTSKILRVLKFIKDNPTGIIGLLLVIASVSCAIFAPYIAPYDPGAASLGHRLDMPKWLDDTGKSQYLLGGDQVGRDLLSRIIYGARVSLLVGICGVAISLALGTVLGIVSGYFGKWIDDLIMRIAEVQLGLPFILLAIIIMSVFGTGLEKIIIILGLTYWVNFARLIRGEILALKEQEYIQAAKAIGGTHFKIILKHILPNVASSILVLATMCIAEFILLEASLTFLGLGVEPTVPSWGGMLADSRNYMTSAWWISVFPGIAIMLTVLGFNLLGDWLRDRLDPNMKV, from the coding sequence ATGACACAAGCAATAGAGACAGTAACAATAAAAAAGACCAGTAAAATTTTAAGAGTTTTAAAGTTTATAAAGGACAATCCGACAGGAATAATAGGTTTGTTATTAGTTATAGCCTCTGTATCATGCGCCATTTTTGCACCATATATCGCCCCGTATGATCCAGGTGCTGCAAGTTTAGGGCATCGCTTAGATATGCCTAAGTGGTTAGATGATACAGGAAAATCTCAATATTTACTCGGGGGAGATCAAGTAGGTCGTGATTTGTTAAGTAGAATTATTTATGGTGCACGAGTGTCACTTTTAGTTGGTATTTGTGGGGTGGCCATTTCTTTAGCGCTAGGAACAGTTTTAGGAATTGTTTCAGGTTATTTTGGCAAATGGATAGACGATTTAATTATGCGAATAGCAGAAGTTCAATTAGGTCTACCTTTTATCTTATTAGCGATCATTATTATGAGTGTTTTTGGGACAGGATTAGAGAAAATTATTATTATTCTAGGGCTTACATACTGGGTTAACTTTGCGAGATTAATCCGTGGAGAAATTTTAGCTTTAAAAGAACAGGAATATATTCAAGCTGCGAAAGCTATAGGAGGAACGCATTTTAAAATAATTCTTAAGCATATTCTTCCAAATGTTGCTTCCTCTATTTTAGTATTAGCAACAATGTGCATTGCAGAGTTTATCCTATTAGAGGCATCTTTAACATTTTTAGGATTAGGGGTTGAACCTACTGTGCCTTCTTGGGGTGGGATGCTAGCAGATAGTCGAAATTATATGACATCTGCATGGTGGATTTCTGTATTCCCAGGTATTGCGATAATGTTAACTGTATTAGGCTTTAACTTATTAGGAGATTGGCTACGTGACCGCTTAGATCCCAATATGAAAGTTTAG